A stretch of Helicobacter pylori DNA encodes these proteins:
- a CDS encoding Do family serine endopeptidase — MMKKTLFISLALALSLNAGNIQIQNMPKVKERISVPSKEDTIYSYHDSIKDSIKAVVNISTEKKIKNNFIGGGVFNDPFFQQFFGDLGGMIPKERMERALGSGVIISKDGYIVTNNHVIDGADKIKVTIPGSNKEYSATLVGTDSESDLAVIRITKDNLPTIKFSDSNDILVGDLVFAIGNPFGVGESVTQGIVSALNKSGIGINSYENFIQTDASINPGNSGGALIDSRGGLVGINTAIISKTGGNHGIGFAIPSNMVKDIVTQLIKTGKIERGYLGVGLQDLSGDLQNSYDNKEGAVVISVEKDSPAKKAGILVWDLITEVNGKKVKNTNELRNLIGSMLPNQRVTLKVIRDKKERTFTLTLAERKNPNKKETISAQNGVQGQLNGLQVEDLTQKTKRSMRLSDDVQGVLVSQVNENSPAEQAGFRQGNIITKIEEIEVKSVADFNHALEKYKGKPKRFLVLDLNQGYRIILVK; from the coding sequence ATGATGAAAAAAACCCTTTTTATCTCTTTGGCTTTAGCGTTAAGCTTGAATGCGGGCAATATCCAAATCCAAAACATGCCCAAAGTGAAAGAGCGAATAAGCGTCCCCTCTAAAGAGGATACGATCTATTCTTACCACGATTCTATTAAGGACTCTATTAAAGCGGTGGTAAATATCTCCACTGAAAAGAAGATTAAAAACAATTTTATAGGTGGCGGTGTGTTTAATGACCCCTTTTTCCAACAATTTTTTGGGGATTTGGGCGGTATGATCCCTAAAGAAAGAATGGAAAGGGCTTTAGGCAGCGGCGTCATCATTTCTAAAGATGGCTATATCGTTACGAATAACCATGTGATTGATGGCGCGGATAAGATTAAAGTGACCATTCCAGGGAGCAATAAAGAGTATTCCGCCACTTTAGTAGGCACCGATTCTGAAAGCGATTTAGCCGTGATTCGCATCACTAAAGACAACCTGCCCACCATCAAATTCTCTGATTCTAATGATATTTTAGTGGGCGATTTGGTTTTTGCGATCGGTAACCCTTTTGGCGTGGGCGAAAGCGTTACTCAAGGCATTGTTTCAGCGCTCAATAAAAGCGGGATTGGGATCAACAGCTATGAAAATTTCATTCAAACAGACGCTTCTATCAATCCTGGAAATTCCGGCGGCGCTTTAATTGATAGCCGTGGAGGGTTAGTGGGGATCAATACCGCTATTATCTCTAAAACCGGCGGTAACCACGGCATTGGCTTTGCCATCCCTTCTAACATGGTTAAAGATATTGTAACCCAGCTCATCAAAACCGGTAAAATTGAAAGAGGTTACTTGGGCGTGGGCTTGCAAGATTTGAGTGGCGATTTGCAAAATTCTTATGACAATAAAGAAGGAGCGGTGGTCATTAGCGTAGAAAAAGACTCTCCGGCTAAAAAAGCAGGGATTTTGGTGTGGGATTTGATCACTGAAGTCAATGGGAAAAAGGTTAAAAACACGAACGAATTGAGAAATCTAATCGGCTCTATGCTACCCAATCAAAGAGTAACCTTAAAAGTCATTAGAGACAAAAAAGAACGCACCTTCACCCTCACTCTTGCCGAAAGGAAAAACCCTAACAAAAAAGAAACCATTTCTGCTCAAAACGGTGTGCAAGGCCAATTGAACGGGCTTCAAGTAGAAGATTTAACCCAAAAAACCAAAAGGTCTATGCGTTTGAGCGATGATGTTCAAGGGGTTTTAGTCTCTCAAGTGAATGAAAATTCCCCAGCGGAGCAAGCTGGCTTTAGGCAAGGTAATATCATCACAAAAATTGAAGAGATTGAAGTGAAAAGCGTTGCGGATTTTAACCATGCTTTAGAAAAGTATAAAGGCAAACCCAAACGATTCTTAGTTTTAGACTTGAATCAAGGTTATAGGATCATTTTGGTGAAATGA